Below is a window of Arthrobacter sp. SLBN-112 DNA.
GCAGGACGCTCCGGTGCCGGGAGTCCACCACAGGCCCCATCAACACCAGTTGCAGCGCTCGTTCCGGTGCGTAAAGCGCGGCCTCGATGGCGAACTGCACGCCCATCGAGTGTCCCACCAGGATGTAGGAGTCGATTCCGGATGCCTTCAATGCCTGGGCGATGAAGGCGCCGTAGTCCGCTGCGGACAGCTGCCTGCCGGGCTTGGGTCTTCCGGCGAAGCCCGGCAGGTCCAGCGCGTAGGTGGGGGCGGCGGCCAGTTCGCAGTGGAGGCGGCGGAGGTAGCGGTGGGAGACGCCGATGCCGTGGATGAGCACGTACGCCGGTCCGGCGGGATTGCCGGCGGCCTGTTTTCCGGGCGGGGGTGTCCCGTCAGCCCAAAGCAGCCTGCCCTTCAGGCCATTGGCCTCCACCTCGGCTCGGTGCAGCCTGACGTCTTTCCGGCTCCACCGCCCAAGGGGAAACCGCACTACTCTGCCTGCCCGGCGGCGTCCCGGGCGGCATTGTCCTGCTGGCGCTTCTGGTCCTCATGCTTCTGGTGTTCCAGCCACGCCATGATGTCAGCCTGCCGGATCCGGCGGTGCGAGCCGCGGTACTCCACCGGAATCTCGCCGCGGTCCGTCATGTTCCGCAGGTAGGTGTGCGAGATCCCCGCCAGTTCCGCCGCCTGGGAAGTGGTCAGCATTTCCTCCACGCTGCTCACCGTCACCGTTTCGCCGCGTCCCAGCCGTGCAAGGAGATCCACGACGGCGTCCCTCGCCTGCGCGGGCAGGCGGTGGACGGTGCCGTCCACGAAGACGGTGATGTCGTTGCTGTCCTCGAGTGCGCGCGCAAGGCTGCCGGCCTCGCCTGCGGGCAGGCCGGCCGTAACGCGGGGGGCTATCAATGCCATGGACGTAGCCTATCCCGCGTACGGTGCGTTCCCGCTGGCCGGTCAGTTCCTCCGGATCAGAGCCCCAGTTCCTCCAGGACCGGCAGTTTCTCCCGCACCCACGCCCGGGCTTCCGTGGCGCTCGGCGCGGAGAGGGCCAGCTTTGCCAGTTCCTGGGCTTCGGAGAGGGTCACTGTCTTCAGGACGGCGGCCACCGCCGCGAGCGAGCGGGCGGTCATGGACAGGGTGTTCACCCCAAGGCCGGTGAGGACGACGGCGAGGGCCGGGTCCGCGGCAGCCTCACCGCAGACGCCTACCGGCTTGTTGTGGCCTTCGGCCCTGGACCCTTCAACCGTGAGCCCGACGAGGCGCAGGACCGCGGGCTGCCAGGGGGTATTGAGGTTGGCAAGGGGGCCGAGCTGGCGGTCGGCGGCCATGGCGTACTGGGTCAGGTCGTTGGTGCCCAGGCTGGCGAAGCCCACTTCGCGGAGGATCGCTTCGGCGGTGAGGGCGGCGGACGGGACCTCCACCATGACGCCGGGGGTCTTGATGCCGGCGTCTGCGCACATGGAAGCGAAGCGCGCGGCTTCCTCGGCCGTGGAAATCATGGGGGCCATGACCCAGACGTCGGCCTCGGACTCTTGCTGGGCCAGCGCGATGGCTTCCAGCTGCCGGTCCAGGACGCCGGGGGTGGTGAAGTCGGTGCGGTAGCCGCGGACGCCCAGGGCCGGGTTGGGCTCCGTGGAGTCGGTCAGGAACGGCAGGGGCTTGTCGGCCCCGGCGTCCAGCGTGCGCAGGACCACCTTCTTGCCGGGGAAGGCATCGAAGACGCTCTTGTAGGCCGCTGCCTGTTCCTCCACGCTGGGTTCGGTATCGCGTTCCAGGAAGCAGAACTCGGTGCGGAACAGGCCCACGCCCTGCGCTCCGAGTTTGGCAGCGGCTTCGGCGTCCTTGCCGCCGCCCACGTTGGCGAGCAGCGGCACCAGGTGGCCGTCCGCCGTCGTGCCCGTGCCGTTGAACTCCGCCAGCAGCGACGCCGTGGCGGCCCACGCCTCGGCTGTAGCCCGGAGGGTCTCATCCGGTTCGGACGTGATGTTCCCGGCCGCACCGTCAACGTACACCTCGGTGCCGTCCGCGAGTTCGTCCACGCCGACGGCAGCAACCACGGCGGGCAGGCCCAGGGACCGGGCGATGATGGCGGTGTGGGACTGGGGGCCGCCGCCTGCGGTAACCAGTGCCAGGACCTTGTTGGGGTCCAGGGTGGCGGTGTCGGCCGGCGCAAGGTCCTCGGCCACCAGGACGAACGGGGTGTTGGAGGCCGGGATACCCGGCGCGGGAACACCGCGGAGCTCAGCGACGATCCGGGCGCGGACGTCCAGGACGTCCGTGGCGCGTTCGGCCATGTAGCCGCCCAGGTTGTGCAGCATCTCGGAAACCGAGGAGCCGGATTCCCAGATGGCGCGTTCGGCGGAGGTTCCGCGGGCCACAAGCTTGGCGGCCCCCTTGATCAGCATGGTGTCCTTGGCCATCAGCGCGGTGGCTTCCAGGACTGCCTTGCCATCACCCACGGCATGGGAGGCCCGGTCCTTCAGTTCGTCGTGCACGGCCTGCGCGGCAGCTTTCAATGCGGCGGTGGCTTCATCGGCAGTGGTGTCGGCGGCCAGCTGGTCGCCGACGGGCGGCTCGCTGATCGGTTTGGGCATCTGGCGGATGGTGCCGATGACGCGACCTGGACTGACGCCTACTCCTGGGAAGTTCTGCACTGAAGGTCCTCATTCTCTGCCGGTAGACAGGCCCGCCAAGTTCTCCGGCGCCGTGCCGGGTCCGCCGGTGGACTGCTACGTCCAGGGCGGGAAACGTGCCTGAAAAAATTGTATGTGATTCAGTTCATATAGCAACGCTATAGGTGCTAGGGTAGCGGTTATGAGTTTGGATGGCCAGCTTCCCCCCAAAATGCGGCTGCTCCGCGCAGCCGCGGAGTTGCTGGCAAATTCCGCGGGGGCGCCGGTGTCCACCCGCCAGATCACCCAGCTGGCTGGGGTATCGGCGCCAACGCTGTACCACCACTTCGGTGACAAGGAAGGTCTGTTCGACGCCGTCGTCGCCGCAGGGTTTGAGGAATATGTCGCGGGCGAAAGGGATTTTGCCCCTTCCGGACAGCCGATTGAGGACATCCGGAGAATGTGGGACAACCATGTCCAGTTCGGACTGAACCAGCCCGAGTTGTACCTGGTGATGTTTGGCAACATCCGCCCGGAAAGCCGGCCTGCCATCGTGGCGGACGCCGAGGCGCTGATGGAGGAGATGCTGAACAAGGCAGCGGCTGCGGGCCAGCTGAACGTCCAGCCCAGGGAGGCGGCCAGGTCAATCCTGGCGGCCAACGTGGGCGTGACGTTGATGCTGATTGCGGAGTCCGTCGCCGAAAGGAACCTCGAATTGTCCACCATGACCCGGGACGCCATGATCTTCGCGGTGTCCGCCGAGCCCGCCAGCGGCTCCGCCGGGGGCAGCACCGGGAAGTCCTCGGTGGTGGTGGCAGCGATCGCCCTGAACGCCGCACTTCAGGCTTCGCACTCTGACCAGCTTTCGAGCTCGGAACTCAAGCTCTTCCTCGAATGGCTGCACCGGATCTCCACCAGCGCCGCCGGTTAGGCCCCAATCAGCGCATTACCCAGCACTACGTCGTCGTAATCATTCGGACCATCCTGCGGAGCAGCAGGAATGACGGTTAGGAAATCACATGGCAACAGAGACAGTTGCAAAACCCCGCACCAGCGCGCGCGTGCACGTCCAAAAGTTCGGGACATTCCTGTCCGGCATGATCATGCCCAACATCGGTGCGTTCATCGCCTGGGGCATCATCACCGCCCTCTTCATCGAGAAGGGCTGGCTGCCGGTGCCGCAGCTGGGTGGTTTCGGCGAGACCGACGGGAAGCCCAACATCGGCCTGGTGGGCCCGATGATCACCTACCTCCTGCCCCTGCTGATCGGCTACACCGGCGGCAAAATGGTCTACGACGTCCGCGGCGGCGTGCTGGGTGCCATCGGCACCATGGGCGTGATCGTCGGTGCCGGCATCCCCATGTTCATCGGCGCCATGATCATGGGCCCGCTGGGCGGCTGGACCATGAAGAAGATCGACATGCTGTGGGACGGCAAGATCCGCCCCGGCTTCGAGATGCTGGTCAACAATTTCTCCGCCGGTATTTGGGGCGCCTTGCTGGCCCTGTTGGGCTTCTATGGCATTTCGCCGCTGGTCACCGCTTTCAGTGAGCAGGCAGGCAAGTTCGTCGAGTTCCTGGTGCAGAACGGGCTCCTGCCGCTGACCAGCATCTTCATCGAACCGGCTAAGGTCCTGTTCCTGAACAACGCCATCAACCACGGCGTGCTCACGCCGCTGGGCGTGCAGCAGTCGCTGGAGCAGGGCAAGTCCATCCTGTTCCTGCTCGAAGCCAACCCGGGCCCCGGCCTGGGCCTCCTGCTCGCGTACACGTTCTTTGGCCGCGGCGCCGCCAAGGCATCGGCTCCCGGCGCAGCCCTCATCCAGTTCTTCGGCGGTATCCACGAGATCTACTTCCCGTACGTCCTGATGCGCCCGCTGCTCATCCTGGGTACGATCGCCGGCGGCATGACCGGCATCGCCACGCTTGCCGTCACCAACTCGGGCCTGGTGGCCCCGGCCGCGCCTGGCTCCATCTTCGCCGTGCTGGCGCAGACCTCCCGCGACAGCTACTTCGGCGTGATCCTCTCCGTGGTGCTGGCGGCCACAGTCTCCTTCCTGGTGTCTTCCGTCATCCTGCGAACCACCAAGCACAGCGATGAGACGGACCTGTCCGACGCCACCTCCCGCATGGAGGAGATGAAGGGGAAGAAGAGCTCGGTTGCCTCCACCCTGACCGGTGCCGGCGCAGGAGCCGCAGCGGGTGCCGCTGCCGGCCGCCGCGGCGGAGTAGGCGTCCTGGCAGGCCCGGTGCGCAACGTCGTGTTCGCCTGCGACGCCGGCATGGGCTCCAGCGCCATGGGCGCCTCGGTGCTGCGGAACAAGATCAAGGCCGCCGGGTTCCCCGACGTCAAGGTCACCAACGCCTCCATCGCCAACCTCACCGACAGCTACGACGTCGTGGTCACCCACCAGGACCTCACCGAGCGTGCCAAGCCGGCCACGTCCAGCGCCGTGCACTATTCGGTGGACAACTTCATGAGCAGCCCGCGCTACGACGAGATCGTGGAGCTGGTCCGCGAAAGCAACACCGAGCGCGGTGACACGGCCGACGCCGGCGCCACCCACGGTGCGCACGCCGCCGATGCCCCGGTGGATGCTGCGCCCGCTGCCGCGGCAGGAACCGCGGCTGCGGCTTCCGCTGCCGGAACCCCCGAGATCCTGGCCCGGGAGAGCGTGGTCCTGACCGGTTCGGCTACCACCCGCGACGCTGCCATCGACGAGGCAGGCCGGCTGCTGCTGGCCCGGGGCGCCGTGGATGAGGGCTACATCGCCGCCATGCACGAGCGCGAGGAGTCCGTGTCCACCTACATGGGCAGCTTCCTGGCCATCCCGCACGGCACCAACGCCGCCAAGGACCACATCCGCAAGTCCGCGGTGTCCGTGATCCGCTACCCGGAAGGCATCGACTGGAACGGCAAGGAAGTGAAGTTCGTGGTGGGCGTCGCAGGCATCAACAACGAACACCTGCACATCCTGTCCTCCATCGCCAAGGTCTTCACGAACAAGGAGCAGGTGGCACGGCTCGAGGCTGCCACGTCCGAGGATGAAGTCCTGGAGCTCTTCGGAAAGGTCAACGCTTAATGAAGGCAGTACATTTTGGCGCCGGCAACATCGGCCGCGGCTTCGTGGGCCTGCTCCTGCATGAGGCCGGCTACGAGGTGGTGTTCGCGGACGTGGCCGAGGAACTGATCACCCGGCTGGCGGCTGCGGACAGCTACGCGGTGCACGAGGTGGGCGAGAACCCTGCCGTGCGGACGGTGGACAACTTCCGGGCGCTGAACTCCAACGCCCAGGAAGCTGAGCTGGTCGCGGAGATTGCGACGGCGGACATCGTCACCACGGCGGTGGGTCCGCACATCCTGAAGTTCGTGGCGCCCGTGATCGCCAAGGGCATCGTCGCCAGGGTGCCCGGCCGGGCACCCCTGCAGGTGATGGCCTGCGAGAACGCCATCAACGCCACGGACATCCTGGCCAAAGAGGTGGCCGCCCAGCCGGGGGCCGCCGCCGGGGCCCTGGACGGGAAGGCGGTGTTCGCCAATACTGCCGTAGACAGGATCGTGCCCAACCAGGAACCCGGGCAGGGCCTGGACGTCACCGTGGAAACCTTCTACGAATGGGTCATCGACCGGACCGCCTTCGGCGACGCCGCACCGGCGATCCCCGGTGCCACATTCGTGGACGACCTCTCGCCGTACATCGAACGGAAGCTGTTCACCGTGAATACCGGGCATGCCTCCGCGGCCTACCTGGGTTTTGAGGCGGGGCTGGAAAAGATCTCCGACGCCATGGCGGACCAGGATGTGGCCGAGGACGTCCGGGCGGTGCTCGAGGAGACCAAGCAGCTCCTGGTGGCCAAGCACGGTTTCAGCAACGACGAGCAGGAAGCCTACGTCCAGAAAATCCTGGTCCGGTTCTCCAACCCGTACTTGCCGGACACCGTCAACCGGGTGGGCCGGGCGCCGTTGCGGAAGTTGAGCCGCCACGAGCGCTTCATCGGCCCGGCGGCGGAGCTGGCGGAACGCGGCGTGGTGCCGGAGGCCCTGCTGGGCGCCATCGCTGCCGCGCTCCGCTTCAACGACCCCGCCGATGCCGAGGCCACCGAGCTGGCGGAGATCCTCGGCACCGCAAGCCCGGCTGACGCCACGGCCCGGATCACCGGACTGGAACCGGACCATCCGCTGTTCAGCGCCGTCGCCACTCTCGTGGAGGAGCGGCAAGCGGAACTGGCCGGCACCCCCGCCTGAAGCACCCCCTGGCACGCGCCATAACAACGACGCCGGCACTTACCACTTCATTCCAGTAGTGGGTGCCGGCGTCGTTCGTCTTGCTGCGCCCATGAGACGCCCGCTCACCTTTGGCAGCTTTTCCCCGAACCCCCGCTCACCTTTTGCGTGTTTTACCGCAACGCCCGCTCACCTTTGGCAGGGTCCCGGTTCCCCCAAACCCCCGCTCAGATCTTGTGCCAAGCTGGGCAGGTGACCGATACCCAAAGCGCCGTGACTCCTTTGCTGACCGCCGACGTCGACGGTGGTACGTTCCGCCTCCGCCACGCCACCCCTGCCGACCTCCCGGCCATGGTGCGGCTGCTCGCCCACGACGCCTTGGGTGCCAGCCGCGAGACCGCGCGGGACATGGAGCCCTACCAGCGCGCTTTTGATGCGATCAACGCCGACCCCGCCCACCTCTTGATCGTTGGCGAGACTGTTCCGCCGGGGGACCAGACTGGGCCGGTGGTGGCCACCTTCCAGCTCAGCTTCCTCCCCGGCATCTCCCGGCAAGGTGCGTGGCGCTCGCAGCTCGAAGGCGTCCGCGTGGCTGCGTCCCTTCGGGGGCAGGGCCTCGGAAAGCTCATGGTGGGCTGGGCCATCGGGGAGTCCCGGCGCCGCGGCTGCAACCTGATGCAGCTGACCACGCACCACAGCCGCTCCGCAGCGCACCGGTTCTATGAGCAGCTGGGCTTTGAGGCCAGCCATGTAGGGATGAAGTTGACTCTCTGAGGCTTGACTGTTAGGCACCCTAAATGTTAGGCTACCTAACGATGAACGACGATAACGCACTGCAGGAACTTGCCAGCGGGTTCCGCGAAGCCCTCCGCCACAGCGTGTACCTGGTCCGGCGCCTGGACGCCGACGGCGAACTCAGCGCCGCCCAGCTCAGCACCCTCAAGATGCTGCTCGACGAGGGCCAGCGCGTCGGCGAGATCGCCCGGAACCTCGGGGTCCGTGTCCCCAGCGCCACCGAGCAGATCATCAAGCTCGAACGTGCCGGGCTGGCCCGCCGCGAGCCGGACCCCAACGACTCCCGCGCCGTCCGGGTGATCCTGACCCCCGAAGGCCGGGACGCCGTCGACTCCGCAAACCGGCGCCGCAACCAGGTAATGGCAGGCATCCTGAGCACCCTCAGCGACCAGGACCGCAAGGCCCTGGCGGACGCGCTGCCGGTCATCGACAAAATCAACGCTTCCCTCCAGAACTGAACCAGTGACGAATTTAGGAGCACCCTCCATGGACGGCCAGCTCGCAGAAACCCTGCCGGCACCAGAAAACACCTTGCAGGCTGAAAAGGCCTCATTCCTTAAGCAACCGAAGGCTGTGTGGGCCACCGCGCTCGCCGCAGTGTTCGCCTTCATGGGCATCGGCCTGGTGGACCCCATCCTCCCGGCCATTGCCACAAACCTCGATGCCAGCCCCAGCCAGGTCTCGCTGCTGTTCACCAGCTACTTCCTGGTCACCGCGCTGGCCATGCTGATCACCGGGTTTGTCTCCTCCCGAATCGGCGGCAAACGGACCCTGCTGATCGGCCTGGCCGTGATTGTCGTCTTCTCCTCGCTCTCCGGCCTGTCCGCCAGCGTCGGTGAACTGGTGGGCTTCCGCGCGGGCTGGGGCCTGGGCAACGCACTGTTCGTGGCCACGGCCCTCGCCGTGATCGTGGGCGTGGCCAGCGGCGGCGCCGGTACCGCGATCATCCTCTACGAAGCCGCCCTGGGCCTGGGTATCTCGCTCGGCCCGCTCTTGGGCGCCCTCCTGGGCGGCTGGCAGTGGCGCGCACCGTTCTTCGGCACCGCCGTCCTCATGGCGGCCGCCTTCGTCGCCCTGATCGCCCTGCTGCCCAAGACGCCCCTGCCCGAGCGAAAGGTCCGCCTGCGCGATCCCCTGCTGGCATTGGGCCACAAGGGACTGCGGACGACGGCGGCGAGCGGCCTGTTCTACAACTACGGCTTCTTCACCATCCTGGCCTTCACCCCGTTCATCCTGGGCATGAACGCCTACGGAATCGGCGGCGTCTTCTTCGGCTGGGGCGTGGCCGTGGCCGTCTTCTCCGTCTTCGTGGCACCGCCGCTGCAGGCCCGTTTCGGTGCCGTCAAGGTACTGGCCGGCACCCTGTTCCTGCTCATGCTGGACCTGGCCGGGCTGGGCCTGGCGGCGGGGCACTCGGTGCCGGCCGTCGTCGTCCTGGTGATCGTTGCCGGTGCCCTGCTGGGCGTCAACAACACCATTTACACCGAACTGGCCATGGGTGTCTCGGATTCGCCCCGCCCCGTGGCGTCCTCCGGCTACAACTTCGTCCGCTGGATGGGCGGTGCGCTGGCCCCGTTCGCGGCGGCGCAGCTCGGTGAGCACTTCGGCCCGCAGGTTCCGTTCTTCGCGGGTGCGGCGGCCATGGTGGTCGCCATCCTGATCGCCCTCGGCGGCCGGGCCTACCTCTCCTCGCACGAACCGCACGTGGTGTAAGCGGCCGGACAACAAGCAAACCCTCCATCACGCCAGGTGATGGAGGGTTTGGTGTCTTCCGGCGAAAGCTGAAGGGGCGTTACGAGGCCTTCTTGGACCCCTTGGGCACGAACAGCGTCTCGGCCTGCTCCAGGGACATCCCGTTGGTCTCCGGCACCTTGAACATCACGAAGAAGAAGGACGCGGCCGCGAACAGCGCGTACATGGCGTACGTCAGGGGCAGCGAGCCGGCGGCCATCACCGGGAAGCTGAGGGTGATCGCGAAGTTGGCCACCCACTGCGCGGCAGCGGCCAGGCCCAGGGCCCGGGCACGGATCCTGGACGGGAAGATTTCGCCCAGGAGCACCCACACCAGCGGCCCCCAGGACGCGCCGAAGCTGATCACGAACACGTTGGCTGCCACCAGTGCCACGGGACCCCAGGCGCCCGGCAGGGTGATGTTCTCGCCGCTGCCCGTTGCCGAGGAGAACGCGAGGGCCATGGCGCCCAGGGAGACGGCCATTCCCACGGACCCGGCGAGGAGGATGGGGCGGCGCCCAACACGGTCCACCAGGGCGATGGCCACCAGGGTGACCAGGATGTTGGTGACCGCCGTTGCCACGGAGATGGCCAGGGAGTCCTTCTCCTGGAATCCGACGGCCTTCCACAGCGTGGTGGAGTAGTAGAAGATCACGTTGATCCCCACGAACTGCTGCAGCACGGACAGGATGATGCCCACCCAGACCACGGTCTGCAGGCCGAAGGTCTTGCCGCGGAGGGAACCCTTTTGGCCGGCCAACTTGTCTTCCTCGATGGCTTCCCGGATGTCGCGGATGTGCCGGTCGGTGTCCTCGGCGGGTGCAATCGAATCGAACACCTTCCGGGCCTGGTCCTCTTTGCCCTGGAACACCAGGAAGCGCGGGGATTCAGGCAGCGTGAACGCCACCCAGCCGTAGACGATGGCGGGGACGGCGGCGGCAAGGAACATCCACCGCCAGGCTTCGATACCGAGCCAGAACGACTGGTCTGCGCCGCCGGCGGTCGTGGCCAGGAGCGCATCGGAGAGCAGGGCTGCGAAGATGCCGGTGGTGATGGCCAGCTGCTGCAGGGACGCCAGGCGCCCGCGGACCTTTCGCGGTGAGATCTCCGAGATGTAAGCGGGGGCGATCACGGACGCCAGGCCGATGCCCAGGCCGCCCACCAGGCGCCAGAAGATCAGGTCCCAGACGCCGAAGCAGAAGCCGGTGCCCACGGCGCTGACCAGGAAGAGCAACGCGCCAAGCTTCATGGCAGGGATACGGCCGTAGCGGTCGGCCACTTTGCCGGCCAGGAAGGCCCCGGCGGCGCAGCCCAGCAGGGCGATGGCAACGGCGAAGCC
It encodes the following:
- a CDS encoding TetR/AcrR family transcriptional regulator, whose translation is MSLDGQLPPKMRLLRAAAELLANSAGAPVSTRQITQLAGVSAPTLYHHFGDKEGLFDAVVAAGFEEYVAGERDFAPSGQPIEDIRRMWDNHVQFGLNQPELYLVMFGNIRPESRPAIVADAEALMEEMLNKAAAAGQLNVQPREAARSILAANVGVTLMLIAESVAERNLELSTMTRDAMIFAVSAEPASGSAGGSTGKSSVVVAAIALNAALQASHSDQLSSSELKLFLEWLHRISTSAAG
- a CDS encoding mannitol-1-phosphate 5-dehydrogenase, producing MKAVHFGAGNIGRGFVGLLLHEAGYEVVFADVAEELITRLAAADSYAVHEVGENPAVRTVDNFRALNSNAQEAELVAEIATADIVTTAVGPHILKFVAPVIAKGIVARVPGRAPLQVMACENAINATDILAKEVAAQPGAAAGALDGKAVFANTAVDRIVPNQEPGQGLDVTVETFYEWVIDRTAFGDAAPAIPGATFVDDLSPYIERKLFTVNTGHASAAYLGFEAGLEKISDAMADQDVAEDVRAVLEETKQLLVAKHGFSNDEQEAYVQKILVRFSNPYLPDTVNRVGRAPLRKLSRHERFIGPAAELAERGVVPEALLGAIAAALRFNDPADAEATELAEILGTASPADATARITGLEPDHPLFSAVATLVEERQAELAGTPA
- a CDS encoding sugar porter family MFS transporter, which gives rise to MPTAQEQTTTRIPRRVIWLALAGAVGGFLFGFDSSVVNGAVDAMKEEFALSEAVTGFAVAIALLGCAAGAFLAGKVADRYGRIPAMKLGALLFLVSAVGTGFCFGVWDLIFWRLVGGLGIGLASVIAPAYISEISPRKVRGRLASLQQLAITTGIFAALLSDALLATTAGGADQSFWLGIEAWRWMFLAAAVPAIVYGWVAFTLPESPRFLVFQGKEDQARKVFDSIAPAEDTDRHIRDIREAIEEDKLAGQKGSLRGKTFGLQTVVWVGIILSVLQQFVGINVIFYYSTTLWKAVGFQEKDSLAISVATAVTNILVTLVAIALVDRVGRRPILLAGSVGMAVSLGAMALAFSSATGSGENITLPGAWGPVALVAANVFVISFGASWGPLVWVLLGEIFPSRIRARALGLAAAAQWVANFAITLSFPVMAAGSLPLTYAMYALFAAASFFFVMFKVPETNGMSLEQAETLFVPKGSKKAS
- the ptsP gene encoding phosphoenolpyruvate--protein phosphotransferase, coding for MQNFPGVGVSPGRVIGTIRQMPKPISEPPVGDQLAADTTADEATAALKAAAQAVHDELKDRASHAVGDGKAVLEATALMAKDTMLIKGAAKLVARGTSAERAIWESGSSVSEMLHNLGGYMAERATDVLDVRARIVAELRGVPAPGIPASNTPFVLVAEDLAPADTATLDPNKVLALVTAGGGPQSHTAIIARSLGLPAVVAAVGVDELADGTEVYVDGAAGNITSEPDETLRATAEAWAATASLLAEFNGTGTTADGHLVPLLANVGGGKDAEAAAKLGAQGVGLFRTEFCFLERDTEPSVEEQAAAYKSVFDAFPGKKVVLRTLDAGADKPLPFLTDSTEPNPALGVRGYRTDFTTPGVLDRQLEAIALAQQESEADVWVMAPMISTAEEAARFASMCADAGIKTPGVMVEVPSAALTAEAILREVGFASLGTNDLTQYAMAADRQLGPLANLNTPWQPAVLRLVGLTVEGSRAEGHNKPVGVCGEAAADPALAVVLTGLGVNTLSMTARSLAAVAAVLKTVTLSEAQELAKLALSAPSATEARAWVREKLPVLEELGL
- a CDS encoding alpha/beta hydrolase, which codes for MRFPLGRWSRKDVRLHRAEVEANGLKGRLLWADGTPPPGKQAAGNPAGPAYVLIHGIGVSHRYLRRLHCELAAAPTYALDLPGFAGRPKPGRQLSAADYGAFIAQALKASGIDSYILVGHSMGVQFAIEAALYAPERALQLVLMGPVVDSRHRSVLRQGLALFLDAMLRENASSNWIVFTDYLRCGPRWYFTEVPVMMGYPTELRLAGINVPVLVLRGNHDQVAGPEWCIRLAQAVPQGSFVEIPRAGHVVQHLRPQQVADAIRSFAGAASR
- a CDS encoding PTS mannitol transporter subunit IICBA produces the protein MATETVAKPRTSARVHVQKFGTFLSGMIMPNIGAFIAWGIITALFIEKGWLPVPQLGGFGETDGKPNIGLVGPMITYLLPLLIGYTGGKMVYDVRGGVLGAIGTMGVIVGAGIPMFIGAMIMGPLGGWTMKKIDMLWDGKIRPGFEMLVNNFSAGIWGALLALLGFYGISPLVTAFSEQAGKFVEFLVQNGLLPLTSIFIEPAKVLFLNNAINHGVLTPLGVQQSLEQGKSILFLLEANPGPGLGLLLAYTFFGRGAAKASAPGAALIQFFGGIHEIYFPYVLMRPLLILGTIAGGMTGIATLAVTNSGLVAPAAPGSIFAVLAQTSRDSYFGVILSVVLAATVSFLVSSVILRTTKHSDETDLSDATSRMEEMKGKKSSVASTLTGAGAGAAAGAAAGRRGGVGVLAGPVRNVVFACDAGMGSSAMGASVLRNKIKAAGFPDVKVTNASIANLTDSYDVVVTHQDLTERAKPATSSAVHYSVDNFMSSPRYDEIVELVRESNTERGDTADAGATHGAHAADAPVDAAPAAAAGTAAAASAAGTPEILARESVVLTGSATTRDAAIDEAGRLLLARGAVDEGYIAAMHEREESVSTYMGSFLAIPHGTNAAKDHIRKSAVSVIRYPEGIDWNGKEVKFVVGVAGINNEHLHILSSIAKVFTNKEQVARLEAATSEDEVLELFGKVNA
- a CDS encoding helix-turn-helix domain-containing protein yields the protein MALIAPRVTAGLPAGEAGSLARALEDSNDITVFVDGTVHRLPAQARDAVVDLLARLGRGETVTVSSVEEMLTTSQAAELAGISHTYLRNMTDRGEIPVEYRGSHRRIRQADIMAWLEHQKHEDQKRQQDNAARDAAGQAE
- a CDS encoding MarR family winged helix-turn-helix transcriptional regulator, coding for MNDDNALQELASGFREALRHSVYLVRRLDADGELSAAQLSTLKMLLDEGQRVGEIARNLGVRVPSATEQIIKLERAGLARREPDPNDSRAVRVILTPEGRDAVDSANRRRNQVMAGILSTLSDQDRKALADALPVIDKINASLQN
- a CDS encoding MFS transporter, with the protein product MDGQLAETLPAPENTLQAEKASFLKQPKAVWATALAAVFAFMGIGLVDPILPAIATNLDASPSQVSLLFTSYFLVTALAMLITGFVSSRIGGKRTLLIGLAVIVVFSSLSGLSASVGELVGFRAGWGLGNALFVATALAVIVGVASGGAGTAIILYEAALGLGISLGPLLGALLGGWQWRAPFFGTAVLMAAAFVALIALLPKTPLPERKVRLRDPLLALGHKGLRTTAASGLFYNYGFFTILAFTPFILGMNAYGIGGVFFGWGVAVAVFSVFVAPPLQARFGAVKVLAGTLFLLMLDLAGLGLAAGHSVPAVVVLVIVAGALLGVNNTIYTELAMGVSDSPRPVASSGYNFVRWMGGALAPFAAAQLGEHFGPQVPFFAGAAAMVVAILIALGGRAYLSSHEPHVV
- a CDS encoding GNAT family N-acetyltransferase → MLTADVDGGTFRLRHATPADLPAMVRLLAHDALGASRETARDMEPYQRAFDAINADPAHLLIVGETVPPGDQTGPVVATFQLSFLPGISRQGAWRSQLEGVRVAASLRGQGLGKLMVGWAIGESRRRGCNLMQLTTHHSRSAAHRFYEQLGFEASHVGMKLTL